One genomic window of Monodelphis domestica isolate mMonDom1 chromosome 1, mMonDom1.pri, whole genome shotgun sequence includes the following:
- the LOC100029269 gene encoding olfactory receptor 11G2-like: MDIFNTYNNSNNTAGFILLGFPCSREIQILLFILFFIIYILTLIGNGSIICAVYWDERLHNPMYILLANFSFLEIWYVTSTVPNMLVNFLSKNKTISFSGCFLQFYFFFSLGTTECFFLAVMAFDRYLAICRPLHYPTIMTGHLCTCLVVNCWIFGFLWFLVPIIFISQMSFCGSKIIDHFLCDPGPLLALTCTRAPLIEFTCSILSSLLLFAPFLYIMGTYALVLRAVLKVPSAAGRRKAFSTCGSHLAVVSLFYGSVMVMYVKPTSGHEAGTQKTVTLFYSVVTPFLNPLIYSLRNKEMKDALNKFLGI; the protein is encoded by the coding sequence atggatattttcaATACCTACAATAACTCCAATAATACTGCTGGTTTCATCCTCCTTGGATTCCCCTGTAGCAGAGAGATTCAGATTCTCCTCTTCATACTATTCTTCATCATCTACATCCTAACCCTTATAGGAAATGGATCTATCATCTGTGCTGTGTACTGGGATGAACGCCTTCATAACCCCATGTACATCCTCTTGGCCAATTTCTCTTTTCTAGAGATCTGGTATGTCACTTCTACTGTCCCCAATATGTTGGTCAACTTTCTCTCTAAGAACAAGACTATCTCATTCTCTGGATGCTTCCTCcaattctacttcttcttctctTTAGGTACTACAGAATGCTTTTTTCTGGCAGTTATGGCATTTGATCGGTATCTGGCCATCTGCCGACCTCTCCATTATCCTACCATCATGACAGGACATCTCTGTACCTGTCTGGTGGTCAACTGCTGGATATTTGGTTTCCTCTGGTTCCTGGTTCCTATCATCTTCATTTCCCAAATGTCCTTCTGTGGCTCCAAGATTATTGACCACTTTCTATGTGACCCAGGCCCACTGCTAGCTCTTACCTGCACGAGAGCCcctttgatagaattcacctgtTCTATCTTGAGTTCTTTGCTCCTGTTTGCACCCTTTCTCTATATCATGGGAACTTACGCATTGGTCCTGAGAGCTGTGTTGAAAGTTCCTTCGGCTGCAGGTCGCCGTAAAGCCTTCTCCACCTGTGGGTCTCATTTGGCTGTGGTGTCATTGTTCTATGGCTCTGTGATGGTGATGTATGTGAAACCAACATCAGGTCATGAAGCTGGAACCCAAAAGACTGTGACCCTCTTTTATTCTGTGGTGACCCCATTCTTAAATCCTTTGATCTATAGCCTTAGGAACAAGGAAATGAAGGATGCCCTGAACAAATTTCTGGGTATATAA